A portion of the Paenibacillus sp. PvR098 genome contains these proteins:
- a CDS encoding ABC transporter ATP-binding protein: MRGKKIVIKDVEKTFQTRSGPVLALNRVNLSIEPSSFVSVVGPSGCGKSTLMNLIAGLDQPTVGTVEVNGKVTHEPQDENAIVFQKDLLLEWRTILGNILLPSEIQNSTWFDRKDKQPNRKIAEELLKMVGLEGFGDKYPSELSGGMKQRVAICRGLIQNPSLLMMDEPFGALDALTREQMMLDLLKIYDKYKFTVLFITHSIEEAVFLSDRVLVMSSRPGKVVRDISIDLPRPRSMDTRSNTRFMEYVHEIRGEFKSQGILKEM, encoded by the coding sequence ATGAGGGGAAAGAAAATAGTAATCAAAGATGTGGAAAAAACGTTTCAAACACGAAGCGGACCGGTATTGGCGTTAAACCGGGTAAATTTGTCCATTGAGCCATCTTCGTTCGTATCTGTTGTTGGGCCGAGCGGATGCGGTAAAAGTACATTGATGAACCTGATTGCCGGTCTTGATCAACCTACGGTAGGTACCGTCGAGGTGAACGGCAAGGTAACCCATGAGCCGCAGGACGAAAATGCGATCGTGTTTCAAAAGGATTTACTGTTAGAGTGGCGGACGATTCTTGGGAACATATTGCTGCCCTCTGAAATTCAGAATTCAACCTGGTTTGACCGCAAAGATAAACAGCCTAATCGAAAAATCGCGGAAGAACTACTGAAAATGGTCGGCCTGGAAGGCTTCGGCGACAAATATCCGTCCGAATTATCAGGCGGGATGAAACAGCGCGTAGCGATTTGCCGGGGGCTCATTCAAAATCCGTCTTTGCTGATGATGGATGAACCCTTTGGCGCTCTGGATGCTCTTACGCGGGAACAAATGATGCTGGATTTGCTTAAAATTTACGACAAGTACAAGTTTACCGTATTGTTTATTACACACAGCATCGAGGAAGCCGTCTTCTTATCCGATCGTGTATTGGTGATGTCCTCCCGTCCTGGAAAAGTGGTCCGCGATATTTCCATCGATCTGCCCAGACCCCGGTCGATGGATACCCGGTCCAATACCAGGTTTATGGAGTACGTTCATGAAATTCGCGGTGAATTCAAATCTCAAGGCATTTTGAAGGAAATGTAA
- a CDS encoding ABC transporter permease, protein MRNYVSRTTSITLTLLGLFAVWEVACRILQVPEYLMPTPMNIVERFIQDWSVIVSHSGITLSEVLLGFTMSVFIGIPIAILIVYSKYFSNSVFPILIGIHCVPMISFAPLLIIWFGFGMLTKVLIAFMISFFPIVINTVVGLQSMEKDMFHLAKSLRANKMQTFIYFRLPKALPSIFGGLKVGITLAVVGAVVAEFVSSQKGLGYLQLTAHSQLDVTMEFCVIFTLAFIGIGLFSIIGWIERLSMPWYRATRKEEA, encoded by the coding sequence TTGAGGAATTACGTATCCCGCACGACATCCATAACATTAACATTGCTGGGGTTGTTTGCGGTATGGGAAGTCGCCTGTCGTATTTTACAAGTTCCAGAGTATTTAATGCCGACCCCGATGAATATCGTTGAGAGATTCATCCAGGATTGGTCCGTCATCGTAAGTCACAGCGGAATCACTCTCAGCGAAGTGTTGCTCGGATTCACGATGTCTGTGTTCATCGGTATTCCGATCGCAATTCTGATTGTGTATTCAAAGTATTTTTCTAATTCCGTTTTCCCGATTTTGATTGGTATTCACTGTGTGCCTATGATTTCATTCGCACCTTTGCTCATTATTTGGTTCGGATTCGGGATGCTCACCAAAGTATTGATCGCATTCATGATTTCATTCTTCCCGATTGTCATCAACACGGTGGTCGGTTTGCAGTCGATGGAAAAGGATATGTTCCATTTGGCCAAATCGCTTCGGGCTAACAAGATGCAAACCTTCATTTACTTCAGGCTTCCCAAGGCCCTCCCGAGCATATTTGGAGGACTCAAGGTCGGCATCACGCTGGCTGTGGTTGGGGCCGTAGTCGCAGAATTTGTTTCTTCCCAGAAGGGTCTGGGTTATCTGCAGCTGACTGCTCATTCTCAACTGGATGTGACCATGGAGTTTTGCGTTATATTCACCCTGGCGTTCATCGGGATCGGGTTGTTTTCCATCATCGGCTGGATTGAACGGTTGTCCATGCCTTGGTACCGTGCAACGCGTAAGGAGGAAGCGTAA
- a CDS encoding ABC transporter substrate-binding protein, producing the protein MRKTSKFLMMMVMIFTVILAGCGQSGNSATTPNTDGAQQGAADSTAKPAGTVGDSLPPAEKKEITLRLNWKFKGDYAPFFVTQEKGIFEKYGLDVDVLEGSGSVQTLQVIAQNKDDIGVTSTVEPLQGIDKSMPVKMIASYASRSPIAVLSYPDNPVNSPKDLEGKKLAASTDSTFTHIYEKFMNANGVDTSKVELIKLETGARNTTFLNKDVDAVAVFSNNEYPLFEQRLGTKLVPMYIADFGFNIASLTLIANNKFLEENPNTTKRFLAALNEGFKYTFEHPEEAAAITKKLFPDTANEELVIEQIKRTAELAAIKDKPYGWIDPESIEQTATRLLESDLIKNKLPGNDYFTNEFMPQ; encoded by the coding sequence ATGAGAAAAACGAGTAAATTTTTGATGATGATGGTCATGATCTTCACCGTTATTTTGGCGGGCTGTGGTCAAAGCGGAAATTCGGCAACAACGCCAAATACGGACGGAGCTCAACAGGGTGCGGCGGATTCAACGGCTAAGCCAGCAGGAACGGTGGGCGACAGCTTGCCTCCGGCAGAAAAGAAAGAAATCACCCTAAGGCTGAACTGGAAGTTTAAAGGTGATTATGCGCCATTCTTCGTAACGCAAGAAAAAGGCATTTTTGAGAAATACGGACTTGACGTCGATGTATTGGAAGGAAGCGGCTCGGTACAAACCCTGCAGGTGATCGCTCAAAACAAGGACGATATCGGAGTCACATCAACCGTCGAGCCTTTGCAAGGCATAGATAAATCGATGCCGGTAAAAATGATTGCTTCATACGCATCGCGTTCGCCAATAGCGGTGCTTTCGTATCCCGATAACCCGGTGAATTCGCCCAAAGATTTAGAAGGCAAAAAGCTTGCCGCTTCAACGGATTCGACATTTACGCACATCTACGAGAAGTTTATGAATGCCAATGGCGTAGATACCAGTAAGGTTGAGCTGATTAAATTGGAAACCGGAGCCCGCAATACGACTTTCCTTAATAAGGATGTTGATGCTGTAGCTGTCTTTTCGAACAATGAGTACCCGTTATTTGAACAAAGATTAGGAACGAAGCTAGTGCCGATGTATATTGCTGATTTTGGATTCAACATTGCGAGTTTAACGCTCATTGCCAATAATAAATTCTTGGAAGAGAACCCGAATACGACCAAACGGTTCTTGGCTGCCTTGAACGAAGGGTTCAAATATACATTTGAGCATCCGGAAGAAGCTGCGGCCATCACGAAAAAGCTGTTCCCCGATACGGCAAATGAAGAACTGGTCATCGAACAAATCAAGCGTACGGCCGAGCTGGCGGCAATTAAGGATAAGCCATACGGCTGGATCGATCCGGAAAGTATTGAGCAAACGGCAACCCGTTTGTTGGAAAGTGATTTGATTAAGAATAAGCTGCCCGGAAATGACTATTTCACTAATGAATTCATGCCGCAATAG
- a CDS encoding dihydroorotase, whose amino-acid sequence MIVLKTHIKNGKVINPDTHFMRQVDVLIENGKVISIGNQDAVDADFVIDATDLLVVPGLVDIHVHFRDPGLEYKETIQTGSLSAAAGGFTSVVCMPNTKPAIDNVETLEYVLQTGLKDGVVKVHSSAAITYGIEGQELTDMESLYQAGAVTFTDDGRTVMDPKLVYKAFCKAAELDVPISSHCEDHHLVTQGSIHRGKVSAQINDPGIPSLGEELIIARDLLFAEETGAKLHIQHVSTARGVQLIREAKSRGVRVTAEGAPHHFTITDEQVLLCAAMAKVNPPLRPLKDVEAVIQGLVDGTLDVIATDHAPHSLEEKSRPLKEVPFGMVGLETAVGLTFTYLVHNGKLPLMEAVAKLTSSPAKIMGLPAGKLEEGLDADITILDPDKEWIVDPKVFCSKSKNTPFTGMKLRGKAVMTMVNGKVVYDELSL is encoded by the coding sequence GTGATTGTCTTAAAAACGCACATTAAGAATGGAAAAGTCATCAATCCGGATACCCATTTTATGCGGCAAGTTGATGTTCTGATTGAGAATGGAAAAGTCATCAGTATCGGTAACCAAGACGCAGTGGATGCGGATTTTGTCATTGATGCAACCGACTTGTTGGTCGTTCCCGGTTTAGTAGATATTCATGTCCATTTTAGAGACCCTGGCCTGGAGTATAAAGAAACCATTCAAACCGGATCGTTATCGGCTGCCGCCGGAGGGTTTACTTCCGTAGTATGCATGCCAAATACAAAGCCTGCTATCGATAATGTAGAAACCTTGGAGTATGTTTTGCAAACCGGTTTAAAGGACGGGGTCGTTAAAGTGCATTCGTCTGCTGCGATAACGTATGGTATCGAGGGACAAGAATTGACCGATATGGAAAGCTTATATCAAGCGGGAGCCGTAACCTTTACCGATGACGGAAGAACGGTGATGGACCCAAAGCTTGTTTATAAAGCTTTTTGCAAGGCTGCCGAATTGGATGTCCCCATCAGCTCGCATTGTGAGGATCATCATTTGGTTACCCAAGGCTCCATTCATCGAGGAAAGGTCAGCGCCCAGATTAACGATCCCGGTATTCCGTCTTTGGGTGAAGAGCTGATCATCGCTCGCGATCTTCTGTTCGCCGAGGAAACGGGAGCAAAGCTGCATATCCAGCACGTTTCGACAGCGAGAGGAGTACAGCTTATACGGGAAGCCAAATCTAGAGGAGTGCGTGTAACTGCAGAAGGAGCGCCGCATCATTTTACCATAACTGACGAACAAGTGCTGTTATGCGCAGCGATGGCTAAGGTTAACCCTCCGCTTCGACCTCTGAAGGACGTAGAGGCCGTTATTCAGGGGCTTGTCGACGGCACCTTAGACGTTATAGCTACGGATCACGCGCCGCATTCGCTCGAGGAGAAATCGCGACCGCTGAAAGAAGTGCCGTTTGGGATGGTCGGATTGGAAACGGCTGTCGGACTCACTTTCACCTATTTAGTCCATAACGGTAAATTACCTTTAATGGAGGCCGTGGCGAAATTGACTTCGAGTCCTGCGAAAATTATGGGTTTGCCTGCGGGGAAACTGGAAGAAGGACTCGACGCCGACATCACGATCTTGGACCCGGATAAAGAATGGATTGTCGATCCGAAAGTTTTTTGTTCCAAATCGAAGAATACTCCTTTTACCGGGATGAAGCTCAGAGGAAAAGCGGTTATGACGATGGTGAACGGTAAAGTAGTATATGACGAGCTATCGCTCTGA
- a CDS encoding PucR family transcriptional regulator, with the protein MGIAVRNAMKVGGLTRCRVVAGEKGLDREIDYIAVMEVPDVIRWMKGNDLLLTSLFPIKNDEQAIRCLVQELSDIGSAALAIKTHRFIKEIPEIIISEGNRLNMPIIEIDSQVSYLDIMTPLMSYILNKSETEHEDLELFFQWVTELAMGGKGIPAIVQAVEEMTGNLVTVESEFPFVEGVLYDNGILPLNRNQKNELKASKRSIRMNRTLNHKEIQSIVTPLLLNEELYGYVTCWQTTQPFREKDFVILERVIPLLALEFLKEKTKVDVEQTYKDDVLTDILLGVAKDGEEVMAKARKFGWDLTKNYQVLVIDFDKAAMAESHHNDAVLLQKYKMRLLRKMDHILSLYSKGTIIGLRKDALIVLYPVDENEGHSKGRIVAFTDMVLKRLRWEFPDIYFTIGIGRYAHGIKGIHSSYREAVNAVQLGKQIWGTNKSVHFDDLGIYRILGQFHDREELQALYSESVGKLVEYDDSNQSRLMETLCTYFKNHCALSDTADKLFIHVNTLKYRLQKIEQLTGCGIHDAEERLKLHIGLKIQDILNNQI; encoded by the coding sequence ATGGGGATTGCCGTTCGGAATGCGATGAAGGTGGGTGGATTAACCCGCTGCAGGGTCGTAGCTGGCGAAAAGGGTTTGGATCGGGAGATCGATTATATTGCCGTCATGGAAGTACCTGATGTGATCCGCTGGATGAAAGGAAACGATTTGCTGCTTACAAGCCTGTTTCCCATCAAAAATGATGAACAAGCGATACGCTGTTTGGTTCAAGAGCTTTCGGACATCGGGAGTGCGGCGCTGGCGATTAAAACTCATCGTTTTATTAAAGAAATACCGGAAATTATCATTTCCGAAGGGAATCGGTTGAATATGCCGATCATTGAGATTGATAGCCAGGTTTCCTATTTGGACATCATGACGCCGCTGATGAGTTATATTTTAAATAAGTCAGAGACGGAGCATGAGGATCTGGAGTTGTTCTTTCAATGGGTCACGGAGCTAGCAATGGGGGGCAAAGGAATCCCTGCTATTGTGCAAGCGGTAGAGGAGATGACTGGAAATCTGGTTACGGTAGAATCGGAATTTCCCTTTGTGGAAGGGGTTCTTTATGACAATGGGATTCTCCCGTTAAACCGAAATCAAAAAAATGAGCTCAAAGCGTCAAAGCGTTCTATCCGTATGAACCGGACTTTAAACCATAAGGAAATCCAAAGCATTGTGACGCCTTTATTGCTTAATGAAGAATTATATGGATATGTAACTTGCTGGCAAACGACCCAACCGTTTCGTGAGAAGGACTTTGTTATATTGGAACGGGTCATCCCCTTACTGGCATTGGAATTTTTGAAAGAAAAAACAAAAGTCGATGTAGAGCAGACCTACAAGGATGATGTTTTAACCGATATTTTATTGGGTGTTGCCAAGGATGGGGAAGAAGTCATGGCCAAGGCCAGAAAATTCGGTTGGGATCTAACGAAAAATTATCAGGTGCTGGTGATTGACTTTGATAAGGCAGCTATGGCGGAGAGTCATCATAACGATGCGGTTCTGCTTCAAAAATATAAAATGAGACTGCTGCGAAAGATGGATCACATTTTAAGCTTATATAGCAAAGGCACCATTATTGGGTTAAGGAAGGATGCCCTTATCGTACTGTATCCTGTCGATGAGAATGAAGGCCATAGCAAAGGACGCATCGTCGCCTTTACGGATATGGTGCTGAAGCGATTAAGATGGGAATTTCCGGACATTTACTTTACGATCGGAATTGGCCGATATGCTCACGGAATTAAAGGGATCCATTCCAGTTATCGGGAAGCAGTGAATGCGGTTCAATTAGGTAAGCAAATATGGGGAACGAACAAATCGGTTCATTTTGATGATTTAGGCATTTACCGGATTCTCGGCCAATTCCATGACCGGGAAGAATTACAGGCTCTGTACTCCGAATCGGTTGGAAAGCTGGTCGAATATGACGACAGTAATCAATCCCGTCTGATGGAGACGCTTTGTACTTACTTTAAAAATCATTGTGCGTTATCGGATACGGCCGATAAATTGTTTATCCACGTAAATACGCTAAAATACCGGCTGCAAAAAATCGAGCAGCTGACTGGCTGCGGAATTCATGATGCGGAAGAGCGTTTGAAGCTGCATATCGGACTGAAGATACAGGATATTTTAAACAATCAAATATGA
- a CDS encoding Zn-dependent hydrolase: MNDLEITRLESTLEEINKIGASENKGITRLAYTKEHWKANEYFIRKCKEEGMSVRMDPCGNIIARREGREPHLPVVACGSHLDTVQEGGKYDGTLGVVAGLEIIRSLNKKGITTRNPIEIISFACEESARFGVSTIGSKAMAGKISHESLEKLKDKDGISFREALAGVGLDLEGIGAAHRSRNEFKVFFELHIEQGPLLENSSVQVGLATGIAAPTRLEVTIRGKASHSGTTPMNMRKDALIGAAEIITGLEKAALAEQGHGTVATAGVCHVHPGAMNVVPDFVSLKLEIRGTVIQSRQAVLDRLFKLIYELEEQRGLEIATNILSDEDPVILDKHVLSYVSSRCDNLGITYQNMMSGAGHDAMNMAQLCPVGLIFIPSKDGLSHHKDEYSSIEQIAIGVSLLEHVMVQYADTDIEIIGANADTKNVI, translated from the coding sequence GTGAACGATCTGGAAATTACTCGTTTGGAGTCCACCCTGGAAGAAATTAATAAAATAGGTGCTTCTGAGAATAAGGGAATCACCAGACTTGCGTATACGAAGGAACATTGGAAGGCCAATGAATATTTTATTCGCAAATGTAAGGAAGAAGGAATGTCCGTCAGGATGGATCCCTGTGGCAATATCATCGCCAGGAGGGAGGGCCGGGAGCCTCATCTTCCTGTGGTTGCTTGCGGTTCTCACTTGGATACGGTTCAGGAGGGCGGCAAATATGATGGAACGCTTGGGGTGGTTGCAGGGCTGGAAATTATACGCAGTCTCAATAAGAAAGGGATTACCACCCGAAATCCTATCGAAATTATCTCATTTGCCTGTGAAGAATCAGCGCGGTTCGGCGTTTCCACGATTGGCAGTAAAGCCATGGCGGGTAAGATCAGCCATGAATCTCTTGAAAAGCTGAAAGACAAGGATGGCATTTCATTCCGGGAAGCGTTAGCCGGTGTCGGCTTGGATTTAGAAGGGATCGGAGCTGCTCATAGAAGCAGGAATGAGTTCAAGGTCTTCTTCGAGCTTCATATTGAGCAAGGTCCGTTATTAGAGAATAGCTCTGTACAAGTAGGGCTTGCAACAGGGATCGCCGCACCGACCCGACTAGAGGTTACGATTCGGGGTAAGGCTTCTCATTCGGGCACGACGCCTATGAATATGCGGAAGGATGCGTTGATTGGGGCGGCTGAAATCATTACGGGGCTTGAGAAAGCGGCTTTGGCGGAGCAAGGTCACGGCACGGTGGCTACAGCCGGTGTGTGCCATGTCCATCCAGGAGCGATGAATGTTGTTCCGGATTTCGTTAGTTTAAAGCTGGAGATTCGCGGTACGGTAATACAGTCCAGGCAAGCCGTTCTGGACCGTCTGTTCAAGTTAATTTATGAATTAGAGGAGCAGCGGGGCTTAGAAATTGCAACGAATATCTTAAGCGACGAAGACCCCGTTATCCTGGATAAACACGTTTTAAGCTATGTATCTTCGCGTTGTGACAACCTTGGGATCACTTATCAGAACATGATGAGCGGAGCCGGACATGATGCTATGAATATGGCTCAACTTTGTCCGGTTGGACTTATTTTTATTCCATCCAAAGACGGTTTAAGCCATCATAAAGACGAGTATAGCTCGATCGAGCAGATTGCTATAGGTGTCTCCTTGCTGGAGCATGTTATGGTTCAGTATGCTGACACGGATATTGAAATAATAGGTGCGAATGCAGATACCAAAAACGTGATATAA
- a CDS encoding ABC transporter permease, whose translation MSDLSVTTKSTNPESTDTQMKMKKWIGNILMQIWFPAVLISIWQLVASLQIYPAFMLPGPIAVVQRGWEVLTSGFLFDQIAISLKRQFTGFIMGISGALLLGFMLGISLKMRTWMMSTLKLLYPIPGIAWVPLAILWFGIGDGSIIFIIFMASIWPLLFNTISGIDAINPTLIRASKALGATKFTLFFRVYLPGALPYVITGLRLSYGASWRNIVGAEIVAAASGLGYMINNARSLLAGDEIIVGMITIGILGFVIEKYVFDFLQKVTIKRWGLSNPDA comes from the coding sequence ATGTCAGATTTATCTGTAACTACCAAGAGTACGAATCCTGAATCGACAGATACCCAAATGAAAATGAAGAAATGGATCGGAAATATATTAATGCAAATATGGTTTCCTGCTGTTTTAATTTCCATTTGGCAATTGGTTGCATCTTTGCAAATTTATCCTGCATTTATGCTGCCCGGTCCTATTGCAGTAGTGCAGCGAGGCTGGGAGGTTCTAACTAGCGGATTTTTATTTGATCAAATAGCCATTAGTCTTAAAAGACAATTTACAGGATTTATCATGGGGATTTCCGGAGCGTTATTATTAGGTTTTATGCTTGGTATTTCCCTTAAAATGCGTACATGGATGATGTCCACTCTTAAATTATTATATCCGATCCCGGGAATCGCATGGGTTCCTCTTGCTATTCTTTGGTTCGGAATTGGCGATGGCTCCATCATCTTTATTATTTTTATGGCGTCAATATGGCCCCTTTTGTTTAATACGATTTCTGGTATTGATGCCATTAACCCTACGCTTATTCGGGCTTCAAAAGCATTGGGAGCTACGAAATTCACATTATTTTTCCGGGTATACCTACCGGGAGCCTTGCCATATGTTATTACGGGTTTGCGTTTGTCCTATGGAGCCAGCTGGAGGAATATCGTAGGGGCGGAAATCGTTGCTGCAGCCAGTGGATTGGGGTATATGATAAATAATGCGAGATCCTTGTTAGCTGGAGATGAAATTATCGTCGGCATGATTACGATTGGAATTCTCGGATTCGTGATTGAAAAGTATGTTTTTGATTTTCTCCAAAAAGTCACCATCAAGAGATGGGGTCTGTCTAATCCTGATGCATGA
- a CDS encoding ABC transporter ATP-binding protein: MDIKIQASHVNKIYRTDKKEGTLALDDVSFEIKEGEFVCMLGPSGCGKTTMLNMIGGFENPSSGAVKVAGQVVSDPGPDRGYVFQEHALFPWLKVGDNVGFGLLRDKSLSKQKRQEIVDYYLNMVNLSEFSDKYPHQLSGGMKQRVAISRALAPNPEVLLMDEPFAALDAQTRYMMQLELIKIHQRSQKTIVFVTHGVDEALVLADRILVFSRRPGRIILDETIDIEKPRDVNEPKLLDIKARLFKLLEQEGNYHMSVG, encoded by the coding sequence ATGGATATTAAAATTCAGGCAAGCCATGTAAATAAAATTTATCGGACAGATAAAAAAGAGGGTACGTTAGCTTTGGATGACGTAAGTTTTGAGATTAAAGAAGGCGAATTCGTATGCATGCTAGGGCCTAGCGGATGCGGCAAGACGACCATGTTAAATATGATCGGCGGATTTGAGAATCCTTCAAGCGGAGCCGTCAAGGTGGCGGGTCAAGTGGTTTCTGATCCAGGGCCTGATCGGGGCTATGTTTTTCAGGAGCATGCTTTGTTTCCGTGGTTAAAGGTTGGAGATAATGTTGGTTTCGGTCTGCTTCGGGATAAAAGCCTAAGCAAGCAAAAAAGGCAAGAAATTGTGGATTATTATTTGAATATGGTGAATCTCTCGGAATTCTCGGATAAATACCCCCATCAGCTTTCAGGAGGGATGAAACAGCGAGTAGCCATAAGTCGCGCTTTGGCACCTAACCCGGAAGTGCTGCTAATGGATGAACCTTTTGCTGCTCTAGATGCCCAAACCAGATATATGATGCAGCTTGAGTTAATCAAGATTCATCAACGTTCCCAGAAAACCATCGTGTTTGTTACCCATGGGGTGGATGAGGCCTTAGTATTAGCCGACCGGATTTTAGTGTTCTCGCGCCGACCGGGAAGAATCATTCTAGATGAAACGATCGATATAGAAAAGCCGAGAGATGTCAATGAACCTAAACTATTGGACATTAAAGCCAGGTTATTCAAGCTGTTGGAACAAGAAGGAAATTATCATATGTCCGTTGGATAA
- a CDS encoding ABC transporter substrate-binding protein yields MKKAYKVFSTVVLALILILVSACGNTSSEVKETAVNTDKSAAAGTLQGDVAAEFTLVAGAPGWPQSMGFIANKQGYYKDAGLSGLDFKALPSGTAAGEAIGSGSAQIGYTNTATAVALLANGAPVKILSGTSTGGNGIVVMDKAIDSVEKLKGKKVGVPQGRTLHELQFRLHVLKQAGLTYSDITPVPLNPQDTYLPLERGEIDAAVMYDPYISIALDKGATMLVPPEKMWEGPAYFSVLIARNELIEKNPALVQAVTDVHAKTIQFIKDEPQKASEILAEFSRQDVKVTHDSLETNIVLAEAESKQLQILVDAMKEQGIIKEAPDMSAGVDPSFIQRSVGK; encoded by the coding sequence ATGAAAAAAGCTTATAAAGTATTTTCAACTGTCGTATTGGCGCTAATTCTCATTTTGGTCTCTGCTTGCGGAAATACGTCAAGCGAAGTAAAAGAGACTGCCGTAAACACTGATAAATCAGCTGCAGCCGGTACGTTGCAGGGGGATGTCGCTGCCGAATTTACCTTAGTGGCGGGAGCTCCCGGTTGGCCTCAAAGTATGGGTTTTATTGCAAATAAGCAAGGATACTATAAGGATGCGGGTTTAAGCGGATTGGATTTTAAAGCTCTTCCGTCTGGAACGGCCGCAGGTGAGGCGATCGGTTCGGGCAGTGCGCAAATTGGGTACACCAATACGGCCACGGCTGTTGCTTTACTTGCGAACGGAGCGCCGGTTAAAATTCTTTCCGGTACAAGCACCGGCGGGAATGGAATTGTAGTTATGGATAAGGCTATCGATTCAGTCGAAAAATTAAAAGGCAAAAAAGTAGGCGTGCCGCAGGGGCGGACGCTTCATGAACTGCAATTTCGTCTGCATGTATTAAAACAAGCTGGGCTTACCTACAGTGATATTACACCTGTGCCGCTTAACCCGCAAGACACTTATTTACCATTAGAGCGCGGGGAGATCGATGCCGCAGTAATGTATGATCCGTATATAAGTATCGCTTTGGATAAGGGGGCAACGATGCTTGTACCGCCGGAGAAAATGTGGGAAGGTCCTGCTTATTTCTCGGTGCTGATCGCAAGAAATGAATTGATCGAAAAAAATCCTGCACTGGTTCAGGCTGTGACGGATGTCCATGCCAAGACGATTCAATTTATTAAAGACGAACCCCAGAAGGCATCTGAAATTTTGGCAGAATTCTCTCGTCAGGACGTGAAGGTAACGCACGATTCATTAGAGACAAACATAGTGCTGGCTGAAGCGGAATCGAAGCAGCTGCAAATTTTAGTTGATGCTATGAAAGAACAGGGAATCATCAAAGAAGCGCCGGATATGAGTGCCGGAGTAGACCCAAGCTTTATTCAAAGAAGCGTTGGTAAATAG